A region from the Mycoplasmopsis phocirhinis genome encodes:
- a CDS encoding DEAD/DEAH box helicase has product MFSNKQKKFEAILNNLLDLSPNDKAVFTRVDNYYFFDFFKMFGQKAFEKIYTKKDFKIELIEERLKHAKDKIIQAHDYTEVMQIIADFDLEISEIKKRLLKKDFIQGIAKITEELEMQFQKQSIKWKMFFNRAKEINEQSNIWPIHLGFLYVKVNVGDKSIYAPLFLKEAYLEFENARPKLFSKGEIKPNDKLFFLLKHYNFDVDTNSKFSRQTIKELYDDVKKNWVNTYPDITEIGANFEQLIPEQITNEALSFAPGIVLGLFQPAGGYIRNRMIEIIEKDAIKTIIPVSFNKNSYIKKIDEMILDPKKSLFKISPTNFSQDQAIASSLLQNTVIWGPPGTGKSQTIVNLITNILIYGRSAVVCSQKKAALEVIANRMGPLKQFCLFMFNSAEASKKSFYKPLQEYIDYIEHFNDDVKLKALRVLNNKELRYIREIGNYAKDSRFVEIARIIPQINSYLEDLDEQKWEFILTLPDFYQYPELIKFNDKKEIEKWMLKNNGFNFLKLFDKKRKTILNIANNLFEKFNGSKINIKHLVNITRNSEISDFKFIRSLLSILPPQDKAQVSDAEQIKKYVARLVVQRYETLSDEDKQAYGEFALTIRNGQTEPYKFISNFARIIKKIFPIIIVTPEADLSAWQREEFNYAIMDESSQIFIEKGLPVLYLAKIKILAGDDQQMKPSNWFGIRVTDEETVYGITESLLDFAKNTGVHTILLNKNYRSNHASLMTFSSKHFYNSNLDVIDSAYVTSQSKAIEVIEANGEWVDSQNLSEVKIALDIVEKNLKKYKKIILLCFNAKQQEVITKTIFETKPILENALRTDILLLRNIENIQGDEADLVVATLGYDSNAKIYSTYVGRPGGRNALNVAISRAKEKMIVIKSLHSSDVNINGLNGINEDMETFKKWLEFLELSDQERKEFLSIDLEQTRGIDLKSNYEESDLFIEIKEYILDLIKGKPWIQLHTHYNLGTMNVDLMLKKGEENIFALIVDDYKYADNPSEYLKFNDTIKFIASKQYKTFNFDRTLWEQNKQKLDEIISLISLPDSYFENNDYADLSENSIEMFIDKNDLTHSQTTINNVNNENLIHETIENVSKNESVNDFDISNTKPQTNVEKSTNTQNVKDQNIISEVDNEFNKIQNLTIENSPEIMKMNKNLDDINEFIKENNYDKTEFDDVYDIDEILKQNSLNQSNTSKTLLSESIENLNVTQEILNDNINAKLNTDVLDQKDKNEQNINEQPNPSTQVFDEKNNLKQNYENEFKNKINEDRDNQFANLDFEDFDEPSQTNLMELNNDVAKPTSYSQIENENFEFDEPGETELIELNKESNYQRNSNNFDANYSNNGYDPLQQALYDSIDNTAEFTSEKELINEIEQNSIDKVLNELNLENKK; this is encoded by the coding sequence ATGTTTAGTAATAAACAAAAAAAATTTGAAGCAATTCTCAATAATTTATTGGATTTAAGCCCTAATGATAAAGCAGTATTTACCCGGGTAGACAACTATTATTTTTTTGATTTTTTCAAAATGTTTGGACAAAAAGCTTTTGAAAAAATATATACAAAAAAAGATTTTAAAATTGAGTTAATTGAAGAAAGATTAAAACATGCTAAAGATAAAATTATTCAAGCCCATGACTACACAGAAGTAATGCAAATAATTGCTGATTTTGATTTAGAAATAAGTGAAATTAAAAAGCGTTTATTAAAAAAAGATTTTATTCAAGGAATAGCAAAAATCACTGAAGAATTGGAAATGCAATTCCAAAAACAATCAATTAAATGAAAAATGTTTTTTAATAGAGCTAAAGAAATCAATGAACAAAGCAATATTTGGCCAATACATTTAGGTTTTTTATATGTTAAAGTTAATGTGGGTGATAAATCAATCTATGCTCCTTTATTTTTAAAAGAAGCTTATTTAGAATTTGAAAATGCACGTCCCAAATTATTTTCAAAAGGTGAAATTAAACCCAACGATAAATTATTTTTCTTGCTAAAACATTACAATTTTGACGTAGACACTAACTCTAAATTTTCTCGCCAAACTATTAAAGAATTATATGATGATGTGAAAAAAAATTGAGTCAACACTTACCCAGACATAACTGAAATAGGAGCTAATTTTGAACAATTAATTCCCGAACAAATCACAAACGAAGCTTTAAGTTTTGCCCCAGGTATTGTTTTAGGTTTATTTCAGCCAGCCGGTGGTTATATTAGAAACAGAATGATAGAAATTATAGAAAAAGATGCTATCAAAACTATTATTCCAGTTTCATTTAACAAAAATAGTTATATAAAAAAAATTGATGAAATGATTCTAGACCCTAAAAAAAGTTTATTTAAAATTTCGCCAACAAATTTTAGTCAAGATCAAGCAATTGCTTCATCTTTGCTTCAAAATACAGTTATATGAGGCCCACCGGGCACAGGAAAATCGCAAACAATTGTTAATTTAATTACCAATATTTTAATTTATGGTCGTAGCGCTGTTGTGTGTTCGCAAAAAAAAGCAGCTTTAGAAGTTATTGCTAATAGAATGGGTCCCTTAAAACAATTTTGTTTATTTATGTTTAATTCCGCTGAAGCAAGCAAAAAATCATTTTATAAACCTTTACAAGAGTATATTGATTATATTGAACATTTTAATGATGATGTTAAATTAAAAGCCTTGCGAGTTTTAAACAATAAGGAATTAAGATATATTAGAGAAATTGGCAATTATGCTAAAGATTCTAGATTTGTCGAAATTGCACGAATTATTCCTCAAATTAATTCATATTTAGAAGATTTAGATGAGCAAAAATGGGAATTTATTTTAACCTTACCTGATTTTTACCAATATCCTGAATTAATTAAATTTAATGATAAAAAAGAAATTGAAAAATGAATGCTAAAAAACAACGGCTTTAACTTTTTAAAATTATTTGATAAAAAACGTAAAACAATTTTGAATATTGCTAATAATTTATTTGAAAAATTTAATGGTTCAAAAATAAATATTAAGCATTTAGTTAACATCACTAGAAATAGCGAAATATCTGATTTTAAATTTATTCGCTCGCTTTTATCAATTTTACCTCCTCAAGATAAAGCTCAAGTAAGTGATGCTGAACAAATAAAAAAATATGTTGCTCGTTTAGTGGTTCAACGTTATGAAACATTAAGTGATGAAGATAAACAAGCATATGGAGAATTTGCACTAACTATAAGAAATGGACAAACCGAACCTTATAAATTTATCAGTAATTTTGCTCGTATTATTAAGAAAATCTTCCCTATTATTATAGTAACACCTGAAGCAGATTTATCTGCTTGACAAAGAGAAGAATTTAATTATGCAATAATGGATGAATCAAGCCAAATTTTTATTGAAAAAGGTTTGCCGGTTTTATATTTAGCTAAAATTAAAATTTTAGCCGGTGATGATCAACAAATGAAACCATCAAATTGATTTGGAATTAGAGTAACAGATGAAGAAACTGTGTATGGTATTACTGAGTCGTTGTTGGATTTTGCTAAAAATACCGGTGTTCACACAATTTTGTTAAACAAAAATTATCGTTCAAATCATGCTTCGCTAATGACTTTTAGTTCAAAACATTTTTATAATTCAAATCTTGATGTTATCGATTCAGCATATGTAACTTCGCAATCTAAAGCAATTGAAGTAATTGAAGCTAACGGCGAATGAGTTGATTCACAAAACTTAAGCGAAGTTAAAATTGCTCTTGATATAGTTGAAAAAAATTTAAAAAAATACAAAAAAATAATTTTATTATGTTTTAATGCAAAACAACAAGAAGTAATTACTAAAACAATTTTTGAAACTAAACCTATTCTTGAAAATGCTTTAAGAACTGATATTTTATTGTTGAGAAATATTGAAAATATTCAAGGTGATGAAGCTGATTTAGTGGTTGCAACATTAGGTTATGATTCAAATGCTAAAATTTATTCAACTTATGTTGGGCGTCCTGGTGGTCGTAATGCTTTAAATGTTGCTATTTCAAGAGCTAAAGAAAAAATGATAGTTATTAAATCATTACATTCAAGTGATGTAAATATTAATGGTTTAAATGGTATCAATGAAGATATGGAAACTTTTAAAAAATGATTGGAATTTTTGGAATTAAGTGACCAAGAAAGAAAAGAATTTTTATCAATTGATTTAGAGCAAACACGTGGTATTGATTTAAAATCAAATTATGAAGAAAGCGATTTATTTATTGAAATCAAAGAATATATTCTTGATTTAATTAAAGGTAAACCTTGAATTCAATTACACACCCATTACAATTTAGGAACTATGAATGTGGATTTAATGTTAAAAAAAGGTGAGGAAAATATTTTTGCTTTAATTGTCGATGATTATAAATATGCTGACAATCCAAGTGAATATTTAAAATTTAATGACACTATTAAATTTATTGCTTCTAAACAATACAAAACTTTTAATTTTGACAGAACATTGTGAGAACAAAATAAACAAAAATTAGATGAAATTATTAGTTTAATAAGTTTGCCTGATAGTTATTTTGAAAATAATGATTATGCCGATCTTAGTGAAAATAGCATTGAAATGTTTATAGATAAAAATGATTTAACTCATTCGCAAACAACAATAAATAACGTTAATAATGAAAATTTAATACACGAAACTATTGAGAATGTTTCCAAAAATGAATCTGTTAATGATTTTGATATTTCAAATACCAAACCCCAAACTAATGTTGAAAAATCAACAAACACACAAAATGTTAAAGATCAAAATATCATTAGTGAAGTTGATAACGAATTTAACAAAATTCAAAATTTAACAATTGAAAATTCACCTGAAATAATGAAAATGAATAAAAATTTAGACGATATAAACGAATTTATAAAAGAAAATAATTATGATAAAACAGAATTTGATGATGTTTATGATATTGACGAAATATTAAAACAAAATTCGTTAAATCAGTCTAATACTTCAAAAACTTTATTGAGTGAATCTATTGAAAATTTAAATGTAACACAAGAGATTTTAAATGACAACATTAATGCTAAATTAAATACAGATGTTTTGGATCAAAAAGACAAAAATGAGCAAAATATTAATGAGCAACCAAATCCATCAACCCAAGTTTTTGATGAAAAAAACAATCTTAAACAAAATTATGAAAATGAATTCAAAAACAAAATTAATGAAGATAGAGATAACCAATTTGCCAATTTAGATTTTGAAGATTTTGATGAACCTTCTCAAACTAATTTAATGGAATTGAATAATGATGTTGCTAAACCAACATCATATTCACAAATTGAAAACGAAAATTT